From the Solanum stenotomum isolate F172 chromosome 4, ASM1918654v1, whole genome shotgun sequence genome, one window contains:
- the LOC125861663 gene encoding uncharacterized protein LOC125861663, producing the protein MVKTPDKEEERNQNAKRKHHNEEGEEGKAKKIKSESSNSELVKSTTPQIEFAESSAEKETEANKIKSESSERTFLDEFQGKSTTGRIKIPENSDDKEEQEEEEEEEEAKKMISEFSRISIFGEYPLEFAESSENEVEETEIAISGEYGRMELAESSDDDQDEETMFSRKAIFGGYRKSEFTESSDDDQEEEMVFAFFGAYRQMEFAESSDDDEQEEEMEFPKVDPFGEYRDIEFSKRTPELENAHFDDVKNQSVSFGKHNILDEEGGGGEEELSQPELGYSFDGEKLSRLPSIPNKKVSVEYCSMPFEQKILKTNVDEIILNTDEVEKKILPLLTREESEGLFCEGIPMKTYDGLGNCYMMIFQFRDDFYKLCIGWKMLFKDHKLYEDGECCVSVWMFRHKKNSKPCLAVKIKRI; encoded by the exons ATGGTGAAAACACCAGATAAGGAGGAGGAAAGAAACCAAAATGCTAAACGGAAACATCACaatgaagaaggagaagaaggaaaggccaaaaaaataaaatcagaaaGTTCAAATAGTGAACTTGTGAAATCTACAACCCCTCAAATCGAATTCGCAGAAAGCTCTGCAGAAAAAGAAACAGAGGCCAACAAAATCAAATCAGAAAGTTCAGAAAGAACTTTTCTTGATGAATTTCAGGGGAAATCAACAACCGGGCGAATCAAAATTCCAGAAAATTCTGACGACAAAGAAGAgcaagaggaagaggaagaggaagaggaggccAAGAAAATGATATCAGAATTTTCAAGAATATCTATTTTTGGTGAATATCCTCTAGAATTCGCAGAAAGTTCTGAAAATGAAGTAGAAGAAACGGAAATAGCTATTTCTGGTGAATATGGACGAATGGAATTAGCAGAAAGTTCTGATGATGATCAAGACGAAGAAACGATGTTTTCAAGAAAAGCTATTTTTGGTGGATATCGAAAAAGTGAATTCACAGAAAGCTCTGATGatgatcaagaagaagaaatggtATTCGCTTTTTTTGGTGCATACAGACAAATGGAATTCGCAGAAAGTTCGGATGATgatgaacaagaagaagaaatggaatTTCCAAAAGTAGATCCTTTTGGTGAATATCGAGATATTGAATTCTCAAAAA GGACTCCTGAATTGGAAAATGCACATTTTGATGATGTAAAAAATCAGAGTGTTTCATTTGGAAAACACAACATTCTTGatgaagaaggaggaggaggagaagaagaattATCACAACCAGAATTAGGTTACAGCTTCGATGGGGAAAAGTTATCGAGACTCCCAAGTATTCCCAACAAAAAAGTCAGTGTTGAATATTGCAGTATGCCGTTTGAGCAGAAGATATTAAAAACTAATGTTGATGAGATTATTCTAAACACAGATgaagtggaaaaaaaaattcttccattgcttACAAGAGAAGAAAGTGAAGGACTTTTTTGCGAGGGAATTCCAATGAAAACTTACGATGGACTTGGAAATTGCTATATGATGATTTTCCAGTTTCGCGATGACTTTTACAAACTTTGCATTGGATGGAAAATGCTGTTTAAAGATCACAAACTCTATGAAGATGGAGAGTGTTGTGTTTCTGTTTGGATGTTTcgacacaaaaaaaatagtaaaccATGTCTTGCTGTCAAGATTAAAAGAATTTGA
- the LOC125861664 gene encoding F-box protein At3g08750-like, producing the protein MKNQFDYYHYTMELDSTSIASLVESPIPIDQSPIAFFKIQCFSCNGILLIAYANDIIIMWNPAARESRRIPPSKTGGLYNFCYFPSIEGYKIFRLGPGVINSDSNDMDIDIFSTKSNTWKTVGIFPPNYYFEDSRVYMSDGIVYMMAERKESENCTILRFCLKREEFQEELSIPNTISPRGINVVGEKLCLIGSLEDNEKIRVYCLYMKKTNSWNEILTIQLPFKTCLKPLSFIKDGGIMFQNYMSKYVFKAYNSTTHKLEKVNVAGIEGLHFIQVVTYVETLSSPFL; encoded by the coding sequence ATGAAGAACCAATTCGATTACTACCACTACACCATGGAACTTGATTCTACTAGTATAGCCTCTCTTGTCGAGTCTCCGATTCCAATTGATCAATCACCAATAGCATTCTTTAAAATACAATGTTTCTCATGTAATGGTATACTTCTTATAGCATATGCTAATGACATAATCATTATGTGGAATCCTGCCGCTAGAGAATCAAGAAGAATCCCTCCGAGTAAGACTGGTGGTCTTTATAATTTTTGCTACTTTCCGAGTATTGAAGGCTACAAAATATTTAGACTAGGACCTGGTGTTATAAATAGTGACAGCAATGACATGGATATTGATATATTTTCAACGAAAAGTAACACATGGAAAACGGTTGGCATATTTCCTCCAAATTATTATTTCGAAGATAGTAGAGTTTACATGTCAGATGGGATTGTTTATATGATGGCGGAGaggaaagaaagtgaaaatTGTACAATATTACGTTTTTGTTTGAAGAGGGAAGAATTTCAAGAGGAATTGTCGATTCCGAACACTATATCACCAAGGGGAATAAATGTTGTAGGAGAAAAACTTTGTTTGATTGGGTCATTGGAAGATAATGAAAAGATTCGCGTATATTGTTTGTATATGAAGAAAACAAATTCATGGAATGAGATATTGACAATTCAATTACCTTTCAAAACTTGTTTGAAACCTTTGAGTTTTATAAAGGATGGAGGCATCATGTTTCAAAACTATATGAGTAAATATGTGTTCAAGGCTTACAATTCAACAACACACAAATTGGAAAAAGTTAATGTAGCTGGAATTGAAGGACTTCACTTCATTCAGGTTGTAACCTACGTCGAAACTTTATCCTCTCCGTTTCTTTAA
- the LOC125861665 gene encoding uncharacterized protein LOC125861665, translated as MVKLEKEDIEAALLLSWLKYVPVEPEIVEKSKRRLRRIKKNETPELQISKSVKNSPSASGAGNPKRVRLSSNFNGRREAASSSRNSNPVPKRGRVLPSNLPGSLPKSPPIENLRTLIGQCSNPFVKQLTNSDVDEHQGRLLLNNEYVRKQLLPLLNEKSEDLTTGISVKTFDPS; from the coding sequence ATGGTGAAACTAGAAAAGGAAGATATTGAAGCCGCATTGCTTCTTTCTTGGTTGAAGTACGTCCCTGTAGAGCCTGAAATTGTGGAGAAATCGAAGCGAAGGCTTCgaagaatcaagaaaaatgaAACCCCAGAACTTCAAATTTCGAAAAGTGTGAAAAATTCACCTTCTGCTTCTGGTGCTGGAAACCCAAAAAGGGTTCGACTGTCGAGCAATTTTAATGGCCGCCGTGAAGCTGCTTCTAGTTCTAGAAATTCCAATCCAGTTCCAAAAAGGGGTCGTGTTTTGCCTTCGAATTTACCTGGGTCTTTACCAAAATCCCCCCCAATTGAGAATTTAAGAACCCTAATTGGACAATGCAGTAACCCATTTGTGAAGCAATTGACGAATTCCGATGTGGATGAACATCAAGGTAGGCTCTTACTCAACAATGAATATGTAAGGAAGCAACTTCTCCCATTgttgaatgaaaaatctgaagaTCTTACTACTGGTATCAGTGTTAAAACTTTTGATCCNTCCTAG
- the LOC125862364 gene encoding B3 domain-containing protein At3g25182-like encodes MVKLEKEDIEAALLLSWLKYVPVEPEIVEKSKRRLRRIKKNETPELQISKSVKNSPSASGAGNPKRVRLSSNFNGRREAASSSRNSNPVPKRGRVLPSNLPGSLPKSPPIENLRTLIGQCSNPFVKQLTNSDVDEHQGRLLLNNEYVRKQLLPLLNEKSEDLTTGISVKTFDPMGKYCNMIFKTWGNHKTYLLLGSWKQFVQEHGLKESDRVTGWMFRHSRTGELCFALTW; translated from the coding sequence ATGGTGAAACTAGAAAAGGAAGATATTGAAGCCGCATTGCTTCTTTCTTGGTTGAAGTACGTCCCTGTAGAGCCTGAAATTGTGGAGAAATCGAAGCGAAGGCTTCgaagaatcaagaaaaatgaAACCCCAGAACTTCAAATTTCGAAAAGTGTGAAAAATTCACCTTCTGCTTCTGGTGCTGGAAACCCAAAAAGGGTTCGACTGTCGAGCAATTTTAATGGCCGCCGTGAAGCTGCTTCTAGTTCTAGAAATTCCAATCCAGTTCCAAAAAGGGGTCGTGTTTTGCCTTCGAATTTACCTGGGTCTTTACCAAAATCCCCCCCAATTGAGAATTTAAGAACCCTAATTGGACAATGCAGTAACCCATTTGTGAAGCAATTGACGAATTCCGATGTGGATGAACATCAAGGTAGGCTCTTACTCAACAATGAATATGTAAGGAAGCAACTTCTCCCATTgttgaatgaaaaatctgaagaTCTTACTACTGGTATCAGTGTTAAAACTTTTGATCCAATGGGTAAATATTGCAACATGATATTCAAAACTTGGGGGAATCACAAAACTTATCTGCTTTTAGGAAGCTGGAAACAGTTTGTTCAAGAACATGGATTGAAGGAAAGTGATCGTGTTACTGGTTGGATGTTTCGCCATAGTCGAACTGGTGAGCTCTGTTTTGCTCTAACATGGTGA
- the LOC125862094 gene encoding probable lactoylglutathione lyase, chloroplastic has translation MVRILPMASSIRPSLSSLKFSGSSRFSVSLFSHNSTRKFTYCHLGTAVPQLQSFGLKASKLLREKGGSLSISAAGNMAHASTAATQENVLEWVKQDKRRMLHVVYRVGDLDRTIKFYTECLGMKLLRKRDIPEERYTNAFLGYGPEDSHFVIELTYNYGVDQYDIGSGFGHFGIAVEDVSKTVELIKAKGGKVTREPGAVKGGKTVIAFIEDPDGYKFELLERGPTPEPLCQVMLRVGDLERAISFYENAYGMKLLRTRDNPEYKYTIAMLGYGPEDTSAVMELTYNYGVTEYDKGNAYAQIAIGTDDVYKTAEAIKLCGGKITREPGPLPGISTKITACLDPDGWKTVFVDNIDFLKELE, from the exons ATGGTGAGAATTTTACCTATGGCATCATCAATTAGACCTTCACTTTCATCTCTCAAGTTTTCTGGGTCATCACGTTTCTCAGTTTCGCTTTTCTCACACAATTCTACACGGAAATTCACTTATTGTCATCTGGGTACTG CAGTTCCCCAGTTGCAGTCTTTTGGCCTAAAAGCTTCTAAGCTATTAAGAGAAAAAGGAGGCAGTTTGTCAATCAGTGCTGCCGGAAATATGGCACATGCAAGCACTGCTGCTACCCAAGAAAATGTACTGGAGTGGGTCAAACAAGACAAGAGAAGAATGCTCCATGTTGTTTACCGTGTTGGAGACCTTGACAGAACAATAAA ATTCTATACAGAGTGCCTAGGGATGAAATTATTGAGAAAGCGTGACATCCCCGAGGAAAGATACACAAATGCATTTCTAGGATATGGACCAGAGGACTCTCATTTTGTAATTGAACTCACATATA ATTATGGAGTTGACCAGTATGATATTGGATCTGGATTTGGTCATTTTGGAATTGCTGTAGAGGAT GTTTCAAAGACGGTTGAACTCATAAAGGCTAAGGGAGGGAAAGTAACCAGGGAACCAGGTGCCGTTAAAGGGGGAAAGACTGTAATTGCATTTATTGAAGATCCTGATGGTTACAAGTTTGAACTTTTGGAGAGGGGTCCAACACCCGAACCCCTATGCCAAGTAATGCTTCGAGTCGGAGATCTTGAACGTGCCATAAGTTTTTATGAGAAC GCTTATGGAATGAAGCTTCTTCGCACACGTGACAACCCGGAATACAAG TATACAATAGCAATGCTGGGATATGGTCCAGAAGACACGAGCGCTGTGATGGAGTTAACATATAATTATGGTGTCACTGAATATGACAAGGGAAACGCATACGCACAG ATAGCTATAGGCACCGATGACGTGTACAAGACAGCAGAAGCAATAAAGCTTTGTGGTGGAAAAATTACCAGAGAACCAGGACCTCTACCCGGTATCAGCACGAAGATTACAGCGTGCCTAGACCCTGATGGTTGGAAGACG GTTTTCGTTGACAATATAGATTTTCTCAAGGAATTGGAGTAA
- the LOC125862092 gene encoding E3 ubiquitin-protein ligase ATL42-like — MSNSDRRSNHIAIILVITILQFLLLNIVKANDYNTFQELPSTQDETNNFRPSIAVVIGILSIMFSLTFLLLLYAKFCRRSPLALHNAMQIDQDGLTTLPMARVSSGIDKTIIESLPFFRFSLLKGSRQGLECAVCLSRFEDVEVLRLLPKCKHAFHTKCIDQWLEKHSSCPLCRHKVCIEDNSLLTYSNSFRFLRNDSNLELYVQREENCGSMSFKKNEDSFFDKTEEKQNIIDDDHHDMLHKFNHKIVVSDVVLKHRWSNVSSSDFMFLNTEMINDMTNNRFNSSLESRNYNNNIVSTSNVLRQNEKRSMSEILICPRFDDFNTRNCNRDNSITCVEEKRMKLWLPIARRTVQWFENREKRYARQSFNV, encoded by the coding sequence ATGTCGAATTCAGACAGAAGAAGTAACCATATCGCGATTATACTAGTCATAACAATCCTTCAATTTCTACTCCTAAATATTGTTAAAGCCAATGACTACAACACATTTCAAGAATTGCCATCAACACAAGATGAAACAAACAATTTCAGGCCAAGTATAGCTGTTGTTATTGGTATTCTCTCCATCATGTTTTCCCTAACATTCCTTCTACTTCTCTACGCCAAATTCTGTCGTAGATCGCCTCTAGCTCTCCACAACGCGATGCAAATTGATCAAGATGGACTAACAACGCTCCCAATGGCACGAGTTTCCTCAGGTATAGATAAAACTATCATAGAATCACTCCCTTTTTTCAGATTCTCTTTGCTTAAAGGCTCAAGACAAGGCTTAGAATGCGCTGTTTGTTTATCAAGATTCGAAGATGTTGAAGTCCTTCGATTACTACCAAAAtgcaaacatgcatttcacacAAAATGTATTGATCAATGGCTTGAAAAACATTCAAGTTGTCCTCTATGCAGACATAAAGTCTGCATTGAGGACAACTCATTGTTAACATATTCAAATAGTTTTCGATTTTTAAGAAATGATTCCAATTTGGAACTTTAtgtacaaagagaagaaaattgtGGCAGCATGAGTTTCAAGAAAAACGAAGATAGTTTTTTCGATAAAACAGAGGAAAAACAGAACATAATTGATGATGATCATCATGATATGTTGCACAAGTTCAATCATAAGATTGTTGTGTCTGATGTTGTGTTGAAACATCGATGGAGTAACGTTAGTTCTTCGGATTTCATGTTCTTGAATACTGAAATGATCAATGACATGACgaacaatagattcaactcatcATTAGAATCAAGAAATTACAACAATAATATTGTAAGTACATCAAATGTGTTGAGACAAAATGAGAAGAGAAGTATGTCTGAGATTTTGATATGTCCAAGATTTGATGATTTCAATACTAGGAATTGTAATAGAGACAATTCTATTACTTGTGTTGAGGAAAAAAGGATGAAACTTTGGCTTCCAATTGCAAGAAGAACAGTTCAATGGTTTGAAAATAGGGAAAAAAGGTATGCAAGACAATCATTCAATGTATAG
- the LOC125862430 gene encoding sugar transport protein 14-like, which yields MAGGGFDDKSRGARAHLYEYKITSYFVCSCIVAAIGGSLFGYDLGISGGVTSMDDFLKIFFPEVYKRKQEHLKETDYCKYDNQILTLFTSSLYFAALLSAFGASHITRKKGRKASILCGAVSFFVGAVLNAAAKNIAMLIIGRCLLGFGIGFSNQAVPLYLSEMAPAKIRGAVNQLFQLSTCLGVLIANFVNYGTAKIHPWGWRLSLGIATIPAMFMFIGGLFLPETPNSLVEQGKLEQARQVLEKVRGTTRVDAEFADLVDASNAARAIKHPFRNLLSRKNRPQLVIGALAIPAFQQLSGMNSILFYSPVIFQSLGFGSGAALYSSAITGGALVVAALISMTFVDKFGRRAFFLEAGVEMICVMVAVAITLALKFGQGVILPKGIGIFLVIIICIFVLAYGRSWGPLGWLVPSEIFPLETRSAGQSMVVCVNMIFTSLIAQCFLVSLCHLKYGVFLLFAGFIIIMTCFIYFLLPETKQVPIEEIYLLWEKHWFWKRYCSSEENGIELKNGDKV from the exons atggctGGTGGTGGATTTGATGATAAAAGTAGAGGAGCAAGAGCTCATCTTTATGAGTATAAAATTACTAgttattttgtttgttcatgTATTGTTGCTGCCATTGGAGGTTCTCTTTTTGGTTATGATCTTGGCATCTCTG GTGGTGTGACTTCAATGGATGATTTCTTAAAGATATTTTTCCCAGAAGTGTACAAAAGGAAACAAGAACATCTAAAAGAAACAGATTATTGCAAATATGACAATCAAATACTTACATTATTCACATCATCTTTATATTTTGCTGCACTACTTTCAGCATTTGGTGCATCACATATTACTAGAAAAAAAGGTAGAAAAGCAAGTATTTTATGTGGTGCTGTTAGTTTCTTTGTGGGAGCTGTTCTTAATGCTGCTGCTAAAAACATTGCTATGCTCATCATTGGTAGATGTCTTCTTGGCTTTGGCATTGGCTTTAGTAATCAA GCAGTTCCATTATATCTATCAGAAATGGCACCAGCAAAAATAAGAGGAGCAGTTAACCAATTGTTTCAACTCTCAACTTGTTTGGGAGTATTAATTGCCAATTTTGTCAACTATGGAACTGCTAAAATTCATCCATGGGGATGGAGATTATCTCTTGGCATAGCAACAATTCCTGCTATGTTCATGTTTATTGGTGGTCTTTTCCTCCCCGAAACGCCTAATAGCCTCGTAGAACAAG GCAAATTAGAGCAAGCAAGACAAGTTTTGGAAAAAGTTAGAGGCACAACAAGAGTTGATGCAGAATTTGCTGATCTTGTTGATGCAAGCAATGCAGCAAGAGCTATAAAACATCCATTTAGAAACTtactttcaagaaaaaatagacCACAATTGGTGATCGGAGCTTTAGCGATTCCAGCATTTCAACAACTCAGTGGAATGAACTCTATTCTGTTTTATTCCCCTGTTATTTTCCAGAGTTTAGGATTTGGCTCTGGTGCTGCTCTATATTCATCTGCTATTACCGGGGGCGCCCTTGTTGTGGCTGCATTGATCTCTATGACATTTGTTGACAAGTTTGGTAGAAGAGCTTTTTTCTTGGAAGCTGGTGTTGAGATGATATGTGTCATG GTTGCAGTTGCTATCACTCTAGCATTGAAGTTTGGACAAGGTGTAATACTCCCAAAAGGAATTGGCATATTTCTAGTGATTATAATTTGCATATTTGTTCTTGCCTATGGAAGATCATGGGGTCCTTTAGGTTGGCTAGTTCCAAGTGAAATTTTCCCTCTAGAAACAAGATCAGCAGGACAAAGTATGGTTGTTTGTGTCAACATGATATTCACAAGCCTAATCGCGCAATGCTTCTTGGTTTCATTGTGTCACCTTAAATACGgggtatttttattatttgctGGATTTATTATAATCATGACTTGCTTCATATACTTTCTGTTGCCTGAGACAAAGCAAGTTCCAATTGAAGAGATTTATTTGCTATGGGAAAAACATTGGTTTTGGAAAAGGTATTGCTCATCAGAGGAAAATGGAATTGAATTGAAGAATGGAGATAAAGTTTAA